From the genome of Psychrobacter sp. M13:
CTAAATGCGCTACCCAAAAATCCTGTACCACCACTGATCAAAATATTCATTGCGACATCCCTCTTTTATTGGCGTAAAAAGCTATTCAACTGATTGGTTATCTAAGGTTATAAAGTCTTGATAAATATCGTCGCCCTTTTTCACTGGATTGTCAAAACGCGTTGTACAGGCTTTTGGTAAGGCTGCGAGACTGGCGATAACTAAATTGACACCGCCAAATAGACCTATAGTTAGCATGGCAACGGATAATATACCGACTTCCTCTACGCTACCAATGCCCAAATATATAATTATGGCAGCGATATAAAGCGCTGAGATAACAAAGCCAATTAGAAATACTGTGCGAGTACTGTGTGCATCACCCTGCCATATTTGTTTATTAGCAATAACCATACCCGCTAATAATGCAGGAATAAGTCCTAATAATCCGACGTGTAACAATGGATGCAAGCCGATCTGCGCAAAATTAGCCTCTCTAAATATAATTAATAGAATCAGCTGAACGAGCAATCCACCAATGATACTACTAAGCCCTGTAAACATCGTAATCACCTGTAAATAGGGGTAGCGTTCTGCTTTATTATTTTTCATTTTACATATCCTACAAAAGTGAGTATTCACTTAGTATAGGTATAGCATTGGTACAAACTATGGATATGTTATGGAGAGTTGATGAATAGGTTTTTCAAGAGTATTAAGTTATGGTCTTGGCAAAGCAAATAGTCCTGTTAATATAGCGCTGACGACTCCTATTAATGTTATAAAGATCACACCCTCTATATCATTTGCTATAAATGTAGCAACAACTGTAGTTGTACATGCACCAATGACAGCTGACCATAACAATCCTTTAGCATTGCGATGCAGCTTAAAGCTGGCTATCAAAAAACCTGCTAAAGTTGCTGGAATGACACCAAATACAAAGCCAAGAAACAGTCCTGCAAAAATAAGGTAAAAGTCCTCTAGTGCAAATGATTCAATTAAAACAAGACTCATTAAGAAAGCTCCACCGATAGGACCACCAAGCAATAAATACATAAGTATCACTTTACCAGTAGGATAATTACTTTCTACTACTAGCGTTTCATCCAATTTAAACTCTTCTTCAGGCAACTGAATAGCTGCTGCGGTAGTAGCATTTTTCTTTATATCGTTGGATGACATAAGAGGCTCCTAATATTTCAAAAACTAATCTCATAAACTCAATAGGTATTTTTATAATAATTTCTGTCAAAACTGAAATGAGCAGCTAAATTTTTATTTTTTAATACATCCTATCCCAAAAACTTCTTTACACTAGCGCCTAGTTTCAATACCTTTTTTAGCGCACTTGTCGGCAGTCTCAACATCTCTGACGACCAAGTAGTGACGGTGGCTACAAACTCCTGAGTATCTTTAATGCGTGTCTTGACTTCGCTATTCTCAAATTCAAACTCAGGACTGTCCATTAGCTCTTGTAGGAAATGTACCGTCGGATCAAGTTCACGCTTTTGACGCTCAACTACTACGATACGTGCCAGCTCCCAGACATCAGTATTAGTGGTGAAATGATCACGCCGATCGCCTAATACCGAGACCTTTTGTACCAGTCCCCAATTTTGCAGCTCTTTAATACTAGTAGACACATTTGAGCGAGCCACGCCAAGCGTTTCAGTGATTTCTTCAGCATCTAACGGCTTACCGATAATGTATAACAAGGCATGAATCTGTGACATCGTACGATTGACGCCCCACTTCGAGCCCATCTCGCCCCAATGTAAAACGAACTTTTCGGTAACTGGGTTAAGTTTCATAGTAGTACTTGCTCTTTATTGATTAATCTAAGTACTCAAAAGGTTTTTATTTATAGGTTATATATAAACAGCTTAAAACCATCATGCACCTTTCTATTATTTCTGTCAACAGTGAAAATATGTTATTCAGATGATTCCACAACTATAGTTTGAGTCAGCGTATAACTTGTCCCGTCAGTGCATCATTAATCTGACTAGGTCGCTGATAATTTAAAGTTTCACCTGTTAGATAACGTACATTATTAGCATAGTTATCATTTTTATCTGTATCTATATCTAGATTTGCAAAATAAGCTTGTGCTTGCGCTAACCCTGAAGCTGGCGGCTTGCCTGCGGGGTTACAACTGGTCGATACGACAAAGCCATAAGGGTTATTCGGCGTGACCATCTGCGCGCAGAGCTGCTGGATCATGGGATGAGCGATCAATCGCACCGCAACGCTATTATGAATACCTGTAATCCAAGATGGAATAGTCACCTCAAGCGATTCAGGTAACGGCAGTAGCCAAGTTTGTGCCTGCTGTACTTGTGAGCTTACAGCTTGTTGATTAATAGGATAATGATTTAAAAGAGGCTGCCAACTATCCGTTACGCTTTGACGCTGTTTAGCATTTAAGGATGCTAATAATGGCGCAATCCGCTTTATATTATCAGTGATTACGATCATACCCTTATCCACTGGGCGCTGTTTAATCGCTAAAAGCTGCGCTACTGCCGTCTCATTGAACGGATCGCAGCCTATACCCCAAACGCTTTCAGTCGGGTAACAAAGCAGCTTACCCGCTTTTAGCCATCTAGCAGCTTGGCTGATATCGGTCGTAATATTTGGGTTTGATAGAGGATCAGATGGTTTCATAAGAATCAATACGGGAAAATAGAGAGTGATAGATGACTTTATAGGATAATAAAGACTAACTTTAAGCTTTTATAGGCGTAAGTAGCGACCGCCTTGCTCGTTGATAACCCCTAATAACTCTAGCTCCATGAGCTGAGCGATGAGCTGAGCGGTACTTAATTTAGTGGTAACAAGTAGCGCGTCTAAATCCTGCCCATGCCAATCTAGCTGCTCATAAACGTCAGTCAAATGCTCAGGAATGGTCACTTTCATTTTTATAGCGGTACTGATACTGGTATTGTTATTATTACTTTTATCGCTACTAACATCAGTACTACTATCTGGCTGGACCTGAGTGCTCTGCTTGCTGACAGACTCAGAATTTTTAGATTGAGAAGAGAAGCCTACTGGTCGCTTAGCACTATCTGCCTTAGAGTGGTCTGACCTAGAGTACCCTGCTGGGATAGTGAGCTGCGCATCGACATCATCGAGCACTTGCTCAGGATGATAGATCAATGTTGCGCCTTCGCGAATCAGATGCAGACAGCCTGTCGCATTATTATTATCGATATGACTGGGAATAGCAAAGACTTGCTTGCCTTGCTCGGAGGTCAATCTTGCTGTGATCAGCGAGCCGCTTTTTATAGTCGCCTCGGTGACAATAGTGGCTAGACTGAGACCTGCAACTAAGCGGTTGCGCCGCGGAAAAGTATGCTTATGCGGAAGAGTGTGCGGGAGTAGCTCACTAACGAGACAGCCGCCTTGCTCTATGATTTGGGTGAATAGCTGCTCATGATGAGTAGGATAGCAGACGTCAATACCTGTGCCCATCACACCGATAGTTCGCCCTTGATGCTCGACATGAGCTTGTGTCAGCGCCCCTAGATGCGCGCATTTATCTACTCCTACTGCCAAGCCACTAGTAATCACGTAGCCGACTTGAGCTAGATACTGCGCCATATCAAAAGTAGTCTTTTGTGCATGAGGGGTCGGCTTACGACTACCGACCATAGCTATCTGTGCTTGTTGCAGGCGCGCACTATTGCCGCGACAGAATAGCAGTGGCGGCGGATCGTAGATCTGTAATAACTGAGTAGGATATGCTGGCTGATCGGCGAAGAGTATCTGATACTTACCACTATCTAGCGCTATTACAATCTTATCAATACTAGCGATAGTTTGTTCAGGCTCTTCATGACGTGCCAGATGGGTCTGGTGAATACCTAACTCTCGCCAAGCGCTTAGCGTCGCAGACCATGCTTGCTGTGCGCCGCCAAAATAACTAATTAGCTTATGAAAAGCCTTTAATGACGCATTCACCTCATACCACAGCGCTACTGTTGCGCGCTGATCTGCTGACAAGGTGGGCTTAGATGCCGTCATAATTCTTAGCTCTTAGTTAACCTGACTTTTAGTTACTATTATCTTTAGTTACTCAGACTTTTAATTCATTGCATAACGACTGCAACTATCCTTAATCACTACAGATACGGCGGTGGTAGCAATTGATCCCCTACCCCTAATGGCAGCTCCGAGCTTAGAACATAAGCATAGCTAATATCGGCAAAAGTGTTGAATACCATGACCATACCGCTAGGCTCGCTTGGCAAGCGTACTGGGGTGTCGTTATCGATAGTATCGCGTACTAGTGGCCCTTTTTGATAGACGGTTAATACATCGCCAGGTTTTGCGCCTTGTGTGCTCCCTAAATTAATGGCAACCACGCTACCACGAGCCGCTGAGCTAATAGAGTCCATGACTCGGATAATCATACCACCGCGCGTGACTGTTGCAGGTTCAGGATAGAATACTGGCGCGATGTTATTATTAAGCTCGACGAATACTCGATCCCCTTCACGGACTTCTTTGCCATAGCTGGCTGTCAGCTGAATACTAGAGACGCCCTCTGTCGTGGAACTCGTCACCAATCCTGTCGCTACTTGGGTCACCTCTAAGCCGATGACTCTTAGGGTTTTTGGATCAGTATATAACTCACCCTCACGATAAACCCCATAGGTCTGACCGACAATAAGCGGTATTCCTTTGGCATAAATCTTATCACCGCTAGCAGTGATTAAATTACGGTTTTTTGAGGCCAATACATAAGGTGTGCTGTTAAAGTCTTGTGGATTGACGATTACGGTTTTGTCGAGCCATTGCTTAATAGCAGAGAGTGGAATAGCAGGAATGCTGTTGGCAACTGAGGTCACAGTGACTGCACTACTCACTGCCACACCGCTCATTTGTTTTTCAATCCCAGCACAGCCCTCACCGGTATCAACACCGATCAAGGTTTTACCTTTGATAATACATAAAATAAGCACGTCATTAGGATAAATAAGATTAGGGTTTTTTATTTGCTTATTAGTTGCCCAAATCTCTTTCCAGCGCCATGGACTGTCCAGATAGCGACCTGAGATATCCCATAAAGTATCGCCTTTTTTGACGATATATCGATTGGGAGCATCGGCTTTGATAGTAGGCGCTGGATTATTGGCATGCGCGTTGCCCATTAATAGCGCACCACTAAAGGTGGTCATCAATAGCGCTTTCGCTAAACCGTTAAAGCTTATTTTCATTATTATATCCATAAGAGTTAAGGTATAGCGTTTAAACAATAGACGCTATGATAATGGCTCTATTAAAATTTAAATTCTGGCTTACGTTTAATAGTAATTTACTAAGCTTAACACTACTGTAAGCTAACTGTACCATAGCATAATATTAGCGATTTTTTATAGAAAACTTATGGCTTATAGATATGAACACTTTTATACAGAATACTCATAGTGTTTCACATGAAACAAAATTTTCATATCGCTGAGCTTCTAAGTCTATAAATACTATTAACAAGGTAGCATCAATGTTCTATATAGCTAGTGTTAAGCTGGATTAGCCATAACTTTTTGACGAATTTGCTCAGCGACTAATTCGGCTTTATTGTCTAAGATAACCACATGCTGCTCTAAGTCCTCTAAGCCTTCGGTATGCTTAGGACGAGCAATATCTATAGGGCCGATAGCCTCGACGATCGTCTCTGCAAACTTAACAGGCAGAGCGGTTTCAGCGCAGATGATAACCTCTCCTGCTTGCTGCAATTCTTTAGCGACTTTAATACCATCAGCCGTATGCGGATCGACCAGCTCACCATGTTGCTCATATAACGCTTCAATGGTTTGCAAACGGTCAGCGTGAGTTGATTTGCCAGCGGCAAAACCATAGCGTGAATTGACCGCTTCCATTAGCTCTGCTAAATCAAAGCCCTGCCCTGACTTCACCCCTTCAAATAACTCATGTACACGAGCGCTATCTTTATCGAGTAATAAATAGACAAAGCGTTCAAAGTTAGACGCTTTAGAGATGTCCATTGAAGGGCTTGAAGTGACATAAGTTTTGTCCGTAGCGCGTGGCTGATAGGCACCTTGATTAAAAAAATCATTAAGTACGTCATTCTCATTGGTGGCCACAATCAAGCGTCCGATAGGCAAGCCCATCTCACGAGCAATGTGACCTGCGCAAATATTGCCGAAGTTACCAGATGGTACGCTAAAGCTAACTTGCTCATTATTGCTATCAGTTACCGCAAAGTAAGCCTTAAAGTAATAAACAATCTGTGCCAGTATCCGTCCCCAGTTAATAGAGTTGACTGTACCTAAGTTATAAGCGGCTTTAAACTCAGCATCTTGTTGCAGCGCTTTGACGATATCTTGGCAATCATCAAACATGCCGTCGATGGCGATATTATGGATATTAGCATCGGTCAAGCTATACATCTGCGCGCGCTGAAACTCGCTCATTTTGCCATGCGGCGAGAGCATAAAGACTTCGATGTTATCTTTACCCCGTAGCGCATATTCGGCCGCACTACCCGTATCGCCGCTAGTCGCGCCAATGATAGTAATACGCGCGTCTTGACGCTTAAGCACATACTCAAAAGCATTACCCAAGAATTGCATGGCGACATCTTTAAAGGCGAGCGTTGGGCCATTGGATAAGCCTAAAATATACAAGTCATCTTCAAGCTTACGCACAGGAACGATCTCAGCATCACCGAATACTTCAGCAGTATAAGTACGCTCGATAATATCTTTTAGATCTGCATAAGGAATATCAGTGGCAAAGCGTTGCATAATGGCTAATGCTAAATCTGGATAACTCAGCGAGCGCCACTCTTCTAAAGTAGCCTCATTAACATTTGGATAGTGCTCAGGCAGCATCAAGCCACCATCAGGAGCTAGCCCCATTAATAACACATCACTAAAATCCATCGGCTCGGTCTGACCACGGGTACTGATATATTTCATGTTTTGTCCTGTCTTTGATCGTTTTTAAATATGAGATTGTGAAATTTGTATTGGTCGTAGGCTAATGCTTTCAGCCCAGCTAATAACTTTGCTAAATCAAGATGCTGGGTTAAAAACCCAGCCTACGTAATGTTAACTAACCAAATCACAAGGCAACCTATGCAACTTAAAACCAGCTGTCTACAATCTTTTCCCACTCTTCTTTTATTGGTTTTGCAGGGAAAGGTATGTTTATCTCCTCACCTCTATCATAATACTCTTTACTAATTTCTGAATTGAGTTGTTTAAAAACCTGTATAAAATTGTCTCTGTCAAAAATCACTTTAGGAATACCTATAAACCATTCGACTGCTTCAGCATTTTGTTTTTCTATGTCATCAATTAAAACACCAAATCTTTCCCAATAGACAAATTTTTTGTCGTAGCGCTGTTCGACAACTCTAACAGTGCAATCCAAATCCACGTCATCAGGGCAGGTTAGAATAGGAACATAGGTAACTGATCTATTCTCTGGCAAACCCAAGTATTGCCAGACAGCTTCCGTCTCTGCATGATCATATAAATCTAAAGCGATGGATAAGCTGCTATCACTAACCTCATTATAAGGTTTACTATGATTGTCAGTATATTGAGCAAGCCATTCATTAATAGCTATATAATCAATAGCAAACGTAGAATAAAAAATTTCAGGACGCCATTTATTCTGCACGGTTATAACTGAAAGCTTATTCATCTAATTATCCTACTGCTTTTTGAGCAACGCATAATAAAAGCCATCACCTTTTAACTCGTCTATAGGCAAACACTGACGACCGATATCTTGCTCAATACCCCAATTACACTCTTCGGTAAGTTCGATAACGCTAGCGTCAGTATGATGATTAACAAACTCCTGCATCTGCTCGACGTTTTCTTGTTTTAATATTGAACACGTAATATAGAGCAGATAACCACCCACTTTGAGTTGTGGCCATAGATTATCTAATATCTCGCTTTGCAAACGTGCGGTTTGCTCGACATCTTCTTCACTACGCAAGATACTAATATCAGGATGGCGACGAATAACCCCAGTCGCCGTACAAGGCGCGTCTAACAATATTGCGTCAAATACGGGTGCATTATTGTCTTTGGCTTTATTCTGTCCTTGCCAGCGCGTAGCATCCGCACAAACAATCTCAAGCTGCACGTTGTCGGTATTTTTAAGATTTAAACGCTCAAGGTTCTCATGAATACGAGTAATACGCGGCGCTTCGTTATCGATAGCCGTTAGCTTAAGCGTGTGCTTTTGCTCATCGG
Proteins encoded in this window:
- a CDS encoding GbsR/MarR family transcriptional regulator; translation: MKLNPVTEKFVLHWGEMGSKWGVNRTMSQIHALLYIIGKPLDAEEITETLGVARSNVSTSIKELQNWGLVQKVSVLGDRRDHFTTNTDVWELARIVVVERQKRELDPTVHFLQELMDSPEFEFENSEVKTRIKDTQEFVATVTTWSSEMLRLPTSALKKVLKLGASVKKFLG
- a CDS encoding L-threonylcarbamoyladenylate synthase codes for the protein MKPSDPLSNPNITTDISQAARWLKAGKLLCYPTESVWGIGCDPFNETAVAQLLAIKQRPVDKGMIVITDNIKRIAPLLASLNAKQRQSVTDSWQPLLNHYPINQQAVSSQVQQAQTWLLPLPESLEVTIPSWITGIHNSVAVRLIAHPMIQQLCAQMVTPNNPYGFVVSTSCNPAGKPPASGLAQAQAYFANLDIDTDKNDNYANNVRYLTGETLNYQRPSQINDALTGQVIR
- the dprA gene encoding DNA-processing protein DprA; amino-acid sequence: MTASKPTLSADQRATVALWYEVNASLKAFHKLISYFGGAQQAWSATLSAWRELGIHQTHLARHEEPEQTIASIDKIVIALDSGKYQILFADQPAYPTQLLQIYDPPPLLFCRGNSARLQQAQIAMVGSRKPTPHAQKTTFDMAQYLAQVGYVITSGLAVGVDKCAHLGALTQAHVEHQGRTIGVMGTGIDVCYPTHHEQLFTQIIEQGGCLVSELLPHTLPHKHTFPRRNRLVAGLSLATIVTEATIKSGSLITARLTSEQGKQVFAIPSHIDNNNATGCLHLIREGATLIYHPEQVLDDVDAQLTIPAGYSRSDHSKADSAKRPVGFSSQSKNSESVSKQSTQVQPDSSTDVSSDKSNNNNTSISTAIKMKVTIPEHLTDVYEQLDWHGQDLDALLVTTKLSTAQLIAQLMELELLGVINEQGGRYLRL
- a CDS encoding LysM peptidoglycan-binding domain-containing protein, whose protein sequence is MKISFNGLAKALLMTTFSGALLMGNAHANNPAPTIKADAPNRYIVKKGDTLWDISGRYLDSPWRWKEIWATNKQIKNPNLIYPNDVLILCIIKGKTLIGVDTGEGCAGIEKQMSGVAVSSAVTVTSVANSIPAIPLSAIKQWLDKTVIVNPQDFNSTPYVLASKNRNLITASGDKIYAKGIPLIVGQTYGVYREGELYTDPKTLRVIGLEVTQVATGLVTSSTTEGVSSIQLTASYGKEVREGDRVFVELNNNIAPVFYPEPATVTRGGMIIRVMDSISSAARGSVVAINLGSTQGAKPGDVLTVYQKGPLVRDTIDNDTPVRLPSEPSGMVMVFNTFADISYAYVLSSELPLGVGDQLLPPPYL
- the thrC gene encoding threonine synthase, encoding MKYISTRGQTEPMDFSDVLLMGLAPDGGLMLPEHYPNVNEATLEEWRSLSYPDLALAIMQRFATDIPYADLKDIIERTYTAEVFGDAEIVPVRKLEDDLYILGLSNGPTLAFKDVAMQFLGNAFEYVLKRQDARITIIGATSGDTGSAAEYALRGKDNIEVFMLSPHGKMSEFQRAQMYSLTDANIHNIAIDGMFDDCQDIVKALQQDAEFKAAYNLGTVNSINWGRILAQIVYYFKAYFAVTDSNNEQVSFSVPSGNFGNICAGHIAREMGLPIGRLIVATNENDVLNDFFNQGAYQPRATDKTYVTSSPSMDISKASNFERFVYLLLDKDSARVHELFEGVKSGQGFDLAELMEAVNSRYGFAAGKSTHADRLQTIEALYEQHGELVDPHTADGIKVAKELQQAGEVIICAETALPVKFAETIVEAIGPIDIARPKHTEGLEDLEQHVVILDNKAELVAEQIRQKVMANPA